AATACACCGCGGTGGTTGGAGAGGCCGTCGTGCCCGGCCGGACGGTCACGACGCTTCCGATGACCCGGCTGCCCTCCGGCAGCGTGATGGGAAAGCGCGCCGGCAGTTCACCGAGGAAGATGTCCACGGAGGCCCCGTTCCCATTCGAGGTGAGAATCCGTTCGAGCAAGAGGCGCTCGGCACTCGGTCTCGGAATGGAAATGGGCGCTTTGGGGGCGGGCTGGGCAGGTGCGACCGACAGGAGCAACGCTGTGAGGAGGGAGAGAGATCGCATGCCTTACCGTACGGGCTGATCCCCTGCCGCGCGTCACTGATCATGCGGGTGCTCTTCAGTGTCCCTTCACTGGAGACCCGCCACACCAGCTGGGGCGTGGTGTGGTGACCGGTTCAGAAGGTGAGGAACTGGCCCAGCATGTCGTCGAGCCTATGCGGAATGACCCACCGGGTCAGCTGTTTTTCCTAGGTTGGATCTGTGCAGCACAGTAGGCTGCCGGGCATGACCACTCCCGCCGCAACGCCCGTCCAGCGCATGCAGGCCGCCCTGCAGTCCACCGCCCTGGACGGCTGGCTGATGTACGACTTCCAGGGCCTGAACCCCCATGCCCGGCGCGTGCTGGACATTCCCGCCAGCGTCTTCCTGACGCGGCGGTTTTTCGTGTGGGTGCCCCGCGAGGGCCGCGCGGTGGTGCTGCACAACCACATCGAGGGCGGCAACTGGCGGAACATCACCCGGGCCTGGGACGCCGACCTGCGGCCCTTCGGGTCGCACGCCGAACTGGACGCGGCCCTGAAAGCGGTCGTGGCCGGGCAGCGCGTGGCGATGGAGTACAGCCCCCTGGGCGCGGTGCCGTACGTGAGCCGCGTGGACGCCGGCACCGTGGAGCGCGTGCGGGCCGCCGGGGCCGCCGGGATCGAGAGCAGCGCGGACCTGCTGCAGGCATTCCTGGTGTGGTCGCCGGAGGACCGCGCCGCGCACGACCACGCCGCGAGCGTCCTGATGCGCGCCAAGGACGACGCCTTCCGCCTGATTCACGAGCGGCTGCAGTCCGGGCAGGCGGTCACGGAACTGGAGGTGCAGGCGCTGATCATGGACCAGATCCGCGCGGCAGGCATGCAGGCCGGGCATGACGTGAACGTGAGTTTCGGCGTGAACGCCGCCGACAGCCACTACGAGCCCGGCGAGGCGCAGAACGCCACGCTGCAGCCCGGGCAGTGCGTGCTGATCGACCTGTGGGCGCAGGAGCCGGGCCGGCCGTTCGCGGACGTGACCTGGGTGGCGCATGCGGGCGAGCCGGGCCCGGAGTACGCCGAGGCGTGGCAGGCCACCCGCGCCGCCCGGGACGCCGCGCTGAGCCTGGTGCAGGACCGCTTCGAGGCCGAGGGCTGGGGCCGGGTGCAGGGCTGGGAACTGGACCGCGCTGCCCGGGACGCCATGGGCGAGGCGTGGGAGCCGTACTTCCTGCACCGCACCGGGCATGACCTGGGCGTGCAGATTCACGGGTCCGGCGCGAACCTGGACGATTACGAGACGCGCGACACCCGCACCCTCACGCCCGGGCTGTGCGTGACCATCGAACCCGGCACGTACCCGGCGCACCGGGGCTTCGGGATCCGCACGGAGATCGACGTGTTCCTCTCCCCGGCCGGGCCGGAGGTCACCACGCACGTGCAGCGCGAGCCGTTCGTGCTGGGCGGCCCGGACACCTGGGCGCAGGTGCGCGCCCGCGGGTACGGAGAGCCGGCCGGGGAGTAACAGGGGCTCCGGCGTGTGGTTACGGTCAGGTAAATCAAACCGACCTTCCCAATACATCGTCAAGTCAGACACTGTCAGACGTCAGGTAACTGTACTTCGGGGAATATTCATCGGCGTCGTCGTGGCCAGCATCTGCGATGCTGGCCTTCTTGTTGAAGCGTTCTCGACGCCCGCGGTGGACCCGCCACTTCCCGATCTGGTTCTCCCCGTTCCACACGTGTTTCCGCCATCAGGCCCAGCAGCAATGGGCCCCGGTCTACGTGCAGGGTCTGTGCAGTCCTGCGCACAGGAAAAGTATGCAACCCCTGGCTGACCAGGTGGCCCCCGGCAAGCAGGATCACCTGCAGCACTTCATCACCGACAGCCCCTGGAAGACCGAAGGGCGAGAGCAAATCGTCGCCGACCGGGCACAGCACCTTCTGGGGGGCCGGAATGCCGTGCTCATCATCGACGACACCTGTCTCAGCAAGTTCGGATCTCACTCGGTTGGGGTGGGACGGCAGTCCTCCGGGCAGGCGGGAAAGATCACCAACTGCCAGTGTTTGGTGTCCGTCACACTGGCCCGGGATGAGATTCCTATTCCCCTGCGCCTGAGGCTGTTTCTCCCCTCAGAATGGTCCACCGACCCAGCCAGGTGCCTGCAGGCGGGTGTTCCACAGGAACACCCGCTGGGATCCACCAAATGGGAAATCGCCCTGCGGGAGATCGACGATCTGACAGGGAGCGTGCAGTTCGGGATGGTCCTGGCGGATGCGGGGTACGGCGTGAATGCGAAGTTTCGACGCGCCCTCACTGCCCGTGGCCTGCGGTGGTCGGTCGGCACGGTCCGCACCCAACGGGTGTACCCCGCACAGGTCCACTTGATCCCTCTCCCCAAACGCTCTCGGGGACGACCCCAGAAGCACCCAACCCCCTCCGAGGACACCGAAACCATTGAGGCCGTCCTGGTCCGGGAACCCTGGCGTCGCGTGATGTGGCGCCAAGGCACGAAAGGACCGCTGACAGGGACATTCGCCGCGAAGTACGTCCGTCTGGCGGATGGCAACGCGAATGCTCGTGGCCAGCACCTTCCAGGGGAAGGTGCCTGGGTGATCGGGGAGCAGCGTGCTCGTGGAGAACGAAAGTATTACCTGTGCAATTTGCCGCCGGAGACGTCGTTTGACCATCTGGTTCGGGTGACGAAGCAGCGGTGGGCGTGTGAGTTGGGTCACCGGGAACTCAAGCAGGAGGTGGGGCTGGATCACTTTGAAGGGCGGACCTGGCAGGGCCTGCACCACCATGCGGTCCTGTGTCTGGTCGCCCTGCTGTTCCTCCAGTGGATCCGCCTGTCCCAGTTGGACGGCTTTTTTGGCGAATCTGTCCCCGCCATCAGAAGGGAGATCGCCGGGGTATCTCCTCGGCGATCTCAACGTCTGCGACTGTATTGCTCGTGCTGCACGGCCTTATTCAGCGGACCCTGAATTCCCCCAATGTACAGCTACCGGTTCAGGCTGGCCATGGCGCTGCTCGGGTACCGGTCCCCGGCGGCCGCGCCCCGGGGGAAGGCGGCGTCCATGCGCGCCAGGTCCACTTCAGTCAGGTGCACCTCCAGGGCGCCGAGGTTTTCCTCCAGGTACTTTACGCGGCGCGTGCCGGGAATCGGCACGACGTCGTCTCCCTGCGCCAGCACCCACGCCAGCGCAAGTTGCGATGCCGTGCACCCCTTCTCGGCGGCGATGGCCTGCACTTCCCGCACGAGATCCAGGTTCTTCTGAAAGTGCTGTCCCTGGAAGCGAGGATTGTGCTTGCGGAAATCGTCGTCCGCGATGTCGTCCGGGCTCCGAATCTGCCCGGTCAGGAAGCCTCGGCCCAGCGGGCTGTACGGCACGAAGCCCACGCCCAGGTCGCGACAGGCGGCCAGGATGCCCTCCTCCGGGTCGCGGGTCCACAGGGAGTACTCGCTCTGCACCGCCGTGACCGGGTGAACGGCGTTCGCGCGCCGCAGCGTGTCCGGACTCACCTCCGACAGGCCGATGGCCCGCACCTTGCCTTCCTTCACGAGTTCGGCCATGGCGCCCACGGTGTCCTCGATGGGCGTGTCCGGGTCCACGCGGTGCAGGTAGTACAGGTCCACGTACTCCGTGCCCAGGCGCGTGAGGCTGCCCTCGATGGCCTGGCGCACGTACTCCGGGCGGCCGTTGATGCCGCGCTGCATGGGGTTTGCCGGGTCGAAGACGATGCCGAACTTCGTGGCCAGCACCACCTGCTCCCGCTTTCCGCGCAGCCAGCGGCCCAGCAGTTCCTCGTTCAGGTGAGGGCCGTACATGTCGGCCGTGTCGTAGAACGTGACGCCGCGTTCGAGCGCGCGGTCCAGGGTGGCCATGTTCTCGGTTTCGTCGGTGGCGCCGTAGAAGGCGCTCATGCCCATGCAGCCCAGGCCCAGCGCGGACACGGTCAGGTTCCGCAGGCGGCGCTGCGGCATGGGGGACGGAGTGGGGGCAGAGGAAGGCTGGGTCATGGCAGACACTCCTTTTCCGGCGGGCACAGGGGTGTGGGTGCCCACGCCCCTCAGATGGTACTCGTTGCCTCAGGTCACGCTCGACAGGATCACTTTCAGCCTCGGTTGCATCGTTCAGTCTCCATCGGAGCCACGGCGCTTGTGATCGCCTGGCATTCCAGAGGGCACTGAGCTTCTCCGCCTGCCGGAGCGCCACGGCCAGCGTCGGCGCACCAGACCGGGTCGGTGACCGCCGGGTCATACGGCGCCAGCTTCATCACACAGCCTTCCACTTCGGTCACGAATTGCGTGCCGTACTTCTGTGGCCGGCCCAGACTGAGCATCCAACGGTCAAATGTTGCGGCACACAGCCATCCAGCTGCCGTGTAGCCGCGGCGCATCGCCTGCTGTGCGAGCAGGTTCGCCAGCTCGTAGTGCTGCGGGCAGTCCCGTGCCGAACGAGGAACGCGGCGGCGCACCGGACCGTGTCCAGCGAAGTGCAGGTGCTGCCGGACTGGCAGCTGATGCGTTCCGCCGCGCTGGCCGGCAGCACCCTGAGTTGCCGCGTGAGGAACATGGCGCGCTACGCGCGGTGCCTGATGACCGGCGAGGGCGTGCAGGCGGACCCACCCCTCGCGCGGTTTGACCGCAAGAGTCTGTTCAGCCCGCAGCTCACCACCGGCTTCATGGAGGGGCTCACGCCGGCCCGGATGGGCCTGGCCTGGTGGCTTGAACCTGACCAGATCCGGCATGGGGGCGCGCGTGACAGCTTTCCTGGTCTTCCCCAGCCGCCAGGTGGCCATGATCGCGCACTTGAACAGCCCCTCGGGCGGGGCGTTCAATGCCGCGCTGGAACAGGTCCTGAAAACCCTGGTGCTGGGCCTGCCCATGTGGACCCTGCCGGTCGCCAGCCACGCCGTCCCTGCCCTCTACGTCCACGCTGGGCCGTTCAAGGCGTCCACGAAACGACCGGCTGACGCGCCCTCCCTGCACTTCGAGGTGACCGGGGGGCAACCTGACCCTGCGCGTGTCCGGGAAGGAGGACGCCGCGCCGGCAGTCCTGCGGTTCCAGCCGGACGCCGCCGTGATGGCGGGAGGACCGGCTGACGGGCACGTCGCCCAGTTCTTCCGGGATCCTCAGGGTCAGGTGATGCTCGTGCGGATCGGGTCGCCGCTTTTCCCGAGGCAGGACGTGGCCCTGCCCGTCGCGCTGTGTCGCGCGGCGCGCTGAACGCCGATCACGCCGCCTGGGAAACGGGCTCATGACGACCAGCCGCGACCGGCCATTCACCCTGTCGCGCCGGCTGGCTCAGGCGCCCCTGACCTCGGTGTGCAGCCCCCTGAGACTCAGCCTGGAGCAGGCAAGCGCCTTCAAGAGGCGCCTGACGGCCCTGGTGCAGGAGTCCCGGTCGCAGCAGTCCTTGGAGGAGGCTGCCTGCGACCTGGCGGCCTCCTGGCGGCGGCCCGCTCCGCCATGCCCGCTCAGAGGGCCCGGTCAGGCGTCGGCGGCCTGCGGCACGGTGTCCAGCACGCGCTCCAGCGCCTGCACGATGCGCGGTTCGAAGTGCGTACCCGACAGGCGCCGCATCTCCCCGAGCGCTTCAGTCAGCGGCCACGCCCGCTTGTACGGGCGTTCGCTGAGCAGCGCGTCGAACACGTCGGCCACCGCGACCAGCCGGGCCGGGAGGGGAATCGCCTCCCCGCGCAGCTGGTGGGGGTAGCCGGTACCGTCCCACCGTTCGTGGTGGTGCAGCGCGATGCTCTGCGCGAGCATCAGGACGCGCGAGGTTCCGCCGGCGAGCAGTTCCGCGCCGTGCGTGGTGTGCTGCTGCATCACCTCCCGCTCCCCGGGTGTGAGCGGTCCGGCCTTGAGCAGAATGCTGTCCGGCAGGCTCACCTTCCCCAGGTCATGCAGCCGCGCGGCTTCCGCGATGAGGTCCGCGTCGGGCAGGTCCAGGGCCCGGGCGAGGTGCAGCACCAGGGTCGCGACGCGCCGCAGGTGCTGGCCGGTCGCGTCGTCCCGGCGCTCCCCGATGGCGCTGAGGCGGGTGATCAGGTCCGCCTGGCTGAGCACCAGGTCTCCGCGGATGCGGTTGAGTTCGAACGCCTGCCGTTCCAGTTCCAGGAACATGCCGTGCGACTGGCGCTGCATGGCCTCCACCACCCGCATGCGGCCTTCGAGCACGGGCACGAGTTCCTCGGGGTTGCCGCGGGCGCGGTAGAACGCGAGCGCCTGGTCGTACAGCAGCAGCGGCACGCGGCTGGCCTGTTCCTGCGCGCGCAGGAGGTCCAGCACCTGTCCGAACAGCGCGTGCGCTTCCTCGGTCCGGCCGGCGTTCCCGGCGGCGAGGGCCTCAGCGGTGAGCAGGCTGCTGCTGAGCCCCGTGTTGCCCTGGGCGCGCAGCAGGTCGCGCACCTGCGTGAACTCGGCCGGGTCGGGGGTCTGGCCGAGCATGGCGCGCAGGTGCAGGGTGTTCACCTCGAACTGCGCGTGCGTGCCGCCCCCCGGGAAGCGCGTCCGGATGTCCGCGAGGGCCGTCAGGGCGCCTGGCAGCGCCGCCTCCAGGTCTCCCGTGACCACCCGCGCCCAGGTGACGTTGCCCTGCACCAGGCCAGGGTTCAGGTTCAGGTGGTACGGGTGCCCGGGGGGCGGTGTGCGCTGAACCCGCAGGCTGACCTGAAGCCGCTGCTCGTGATCCCCCAGGAAACTGCACAGCACCGACTGCGTGACCAGCAGGTAATCCTGCAGTTCCCCGCTGACGTCCGGGTGCAGCGCCGCGGCGTGCAGTAGGGAGGCGATGGCGTCCCCGTCACGGTTCAGTCCCAGGAACACGCGCACCGATTCACAGGCGAACATGAACGCGTCGTCCACCGCGAGGTCCGCCTGCTCCTCCAGGGCTCCGATGGTCTCCAGCGCCTCAGCGAAAGCGAAATGCTGGCGCTGCAAGGTGAGCCGCAGCACCAGCAGGCGCTGCACGCTGCGGTCGTCCAGGTCCTGCAGGGCGGAGGGGGCGGTCAGGAGCAGGAAGTCACGCGCCGGCGTGTTCCCCAGACCCGACCGGGCGAACTGACGCAGCTGCTGAAGGCGGTGATGCTCCTGAAACGTCATGGTGGTGTTCCTTGCCGGCCGGGACAACGGAGCCCGCTGCCCCATTCCACCCCGGTGGTGAGGCCCAGCATGCCACGCCGCCCCGCGCCGCGCATGCCCCCTGCCCCCAAACGGGCAGGCCGTCAACGGCCCTCTTGCCGTGCCTTTCCTCTCCTGCGTCCGCGGGGAATGGGTACAGTGCGGCCATCGTGCATGCCGTGCAGCTCTTCTTGCCGCTTTACGACAACGAACGGCGGCCGTTCCCACCGGCGACGTTCGCCCGGGTGCGCGACACCCTCACGGGCCGCTTTGGCGGGGTCACGGCCCACACCCGCGCGCCCGCCGTGGGCCAGTGGAAGGACGAGGCGCAGGGCGAGACCGTGACGGACGACGTGGTCGTGATCGAGGTGCTCGTGGAGACCCTGGACCGCGCGTGGTGGGCGGAGTACCGGGAGGAACTGCGGCGCACCTTCCGGCAGGACGATCTGCTCGTGCGCGCCTGGGCCGTGGAGTGCCTCTAACGCCGCGGTCGCCGCAACCGGGCAGGCAGAGGCCCTCAGCGCCGCTTGCGCGCCTGGGCCTGGAAGGCCGCCAGGCGGGAGGTGGGAATCTCTCCGGCCCGCACGGCCGCCTGCACGGCGCAGCCGGGTTCCGTGGTGTGGGTGCACTTGCGGAAACGGCACTGCGTGGCCAGTTCCTCGAGGTCGTCGAAGTGAACGGAGGCCGAGTCCCACACTGCGATGTCGCGCAGGCCCGGGTTGTCGATCAGGAGGCCGCCGCCCGGAACGCGGTACAGCGTGCGGGTGGTGGTCGTGTGCCGGCCCTGCCCGTCCGTGGAGCGGACCGCCCCGGTCAACGCCACGTCACCCTCGAGCAGGGCGTTGGTCAGGGTGGACTTGCCGACGCCCGAGGACCCGATCAGGGCCAGGGTCACCCCGCCGGTCAGCAGGGCCCGCAGGCCCTCCAGGCCCGCACCGGCCGCGGCGGACACCGCGTGCAGCTCCAGGTCCGGCCCCACGGCGCGCAGCTGTTCCAGGTACCAGGTGACGTCCGCGTGCAGGTCGGCCTTGTTGAGCACCAGCACCGGCCGCGCCCCGCTGACCTCGACCGCCTGCACGTACCGCGTCAGCCGCTCCGCGTCGAAGTCGGCGTCCGGGGTGGTGACGATCAGGACCACGTCGACGTTCGCGGCGATGATCTGCTGGCGCGCCGCCTGGGCGCGGCGCCCGTCGTCGGCGCCCACGGCGCGGGAAAAGGTGGTGCGGCGAGGCAGCACGTGCACGAGCCGGCCCGGTCCGGCGCCCGTGTCCTGCCGCACCGCCCAGTCGCCGATGGCCGGGGTGACCTGCGCCTGCCGGAGCGCGCCGGCCAGCTGGACTTCCTCTTCCCCCTGCGCGCCGCGGACCTGCACGCTCTGGCGCCCGGTGCCGGTGACCCGCACCGGCTGCACCAGGGCCTGCTCCTCCGGCGTCAGCGCGCCCAGGTACGCCTGGTAGTCGCGTTCGAAATCGGTCCCCCAGCCGAGGGCTTCGAGCTCAGTCAACATATGACGCCCACTCTGCCACGTCCGCTCGCGGGCGCTCCCTTCACCAGATGCAGAGGGACGGCCAGTCCACGGGCGCGGCGGTCAACGACCGGTCCCCGGTCCTGTCCGCGGGTCAGGGGGTTTTGGGCAGGGTGAACTGGAAGGTCGCGCCCGAACCGACGCTGCCCTGTGCCCACACCTCGCCCCCGTGCCGGCGCACGATGCGCTGCACGTTCGCCAGGCCCACGCCGGTGCCCTCGAAATCCTCGGGACGGTGCAGGCGCTTGAACACCCCGAACAGCTTGTCGGCGTAGCGCGCGTCGAAGCCCACGCCGTTGTCCTGGACGGAGATCAGCCACATCTCGCCCTGGTCCTCGGCCCAGACGCGCACGTGCGTGACCGCCTCGTTGCGGGTGTACTTCACCGCATTGGACAGCAGGTTCGTCATCACCTGCTGCAGGGTCTCCGGGTCGCCCCGCACCACGGGCAGTGCCCCGACGTTCCACTGCACAGTCCGGTCTTCCGTGTCCAGCTCCAGGTCCCGCCGCGCGCGGTTCACCAGGGCGCCCAGGTCCACCGACTCCGACCTCAGAGGCAGCACGGACGTGCGGGAGAGGTCCAGCATCGCGTCGATCAGCGTGTTCATCCGCGTGGCGCTGTCCTCGATGAGCTGCAGGTACCGGCGCGACGGTTCGTCCAGGCACTCGGACGACGACTTGCGCAGCAGCTGGGAAAAGGCGCTGATGTGCCGCACCGGCGTGCGCAGGTCGTGCGACACGCTGTACGAAAAGGCTTCCAGATCGTCGTTCGCGAGCTGCAGCTTGTCCTGCTCCTTGAGGTACGAGTCGGTGCGGGCCGCCACCTGCGCTTCCAGGCTGCGCAGCAGCCGGGCCCGGCCGAACGCGATGGCGCACTGCGCCGCGAGCACGTTCAGGAACCAGCGCTCGTCATCGGTGAACGTGTACGGCTCCTGAAAGTCCACCACCAGCACGCCCAACGGCCGGTCATCGAGAAACATGGGCAGGACGGCCGTGGCGGCCACGGGCGAGACGGCCCCCGTGCGGCGCTCCACGTTCGGGTACGCCTGGGCCAGGTCACGGTCCCGCTCGAAGAACAGGGGTTCCTTCCGGCGCAGGGCATCCGCGGCCGGTCCGTCATCCTCGGTGAGCGCGCTCTGCCAGATGGACGGCTGGCCGCGGTCGTATCCGACGGAGGCCACCACATGCAGTTCCTGATCGTTCCCCGACCGGAGCAGCACCGTGGCCGCAGTGGCATTCAGGGCGGTCATGGCGGGGTACAGCACGACGTCGAACACGGCCTCTTCAGTGGTGGCGGAGGCCAGCGTTTCGGTGATGTCCTGGAGCCGGCGGCTCAGAACTGTCAAGGGGAGGGGCACCGCAGCAGCATACGAGCTCAACAGGAAAACTGCACCGACCTTAAACCATTCCTGATTGACCGGGTGGCCTGGCGAAAGGAGTTGGTGGCCTGGGGCGCAGCGAAGGAGTCCGTCCAGCCGGGCGCGAGGGAATGGCACCCGAGCGAGCCTGAGTCGTGGTGCTCTGCCTTCGGTGATGGACGTCAGGCCGGCGGTCCAGTGCGGCAACGGGGGGGGAGTGGAAATTGTAATGAACCGTCCTCTACCGTGCCCCGGTGATCGAACCTCTGCCGTCGGATGAAGTGGCGCGCCTCCAGGTGCTGGGCCGGTACGCCATCCTGGACACGTTGCCGGAGGAGGCGTTCGACCGCCTGACCCGCCTGGCCGCCCGGCTCTTCGGCACGCCGACCGCGCTGGTCACCTTCGTGGATCAGGAAAGCCAGTGGTTCAAGTCCTGCTTCGGGCTGGATTTTCAGGAGACGCCGCGCAACCAGTCGTTCTGCGCGCACACCATGCAGCGGCCCCAGGTGATGGTCGTGCCCGACGCCACCCGCGACGCGCGGTTCCGGGAGAACCCCCTCGTGACCGAGCATCCCGGCATCCGGTTTTATGCTGGCGCGCCGCTGATCACGCGGGACGGCTTCGGACTCGGGTCGCTGTGCATCATCAGCCCCGAACCCCGCGCGTCATTCTCCGAGGAGGACGCGGCACTGCTGACGGACCTGGCGGCCCTGGTGATGGACGAGCTGGAGTGGCGGCTCGACCGGTTGCGTCTGAGCACGGAGCTCCGCGCCAACGCGCAGATGCTCGCGGAACTCAAGCGCCTGTCGGGGCGGGCGCAGCTGTTCGAGGCGGTCACCGCCCTGGCGGCCTGCCCACTGGACCTCACCGATCACATGCAAGCCCTGGGGGCGCTGCTGGAACGGGACCTGGGCCTCGCGGCCCTGCGCGTGGACGGCGAGCGAGGCGCCGCATGGGTCCGGGACGGGCCGCGGCACAGGGCGAACAGCGCCGATCCTGAAGCGGCGGACGTCCGCCTGTCCCTTGGAACCCCCGGCGGCGCCGCACGGCACCTGAGTGTGCTGCGGGCCATCCCGGGCACCTTCACCCCGCAGGAGCACGCGCTGCTGGAAGCGGCCGCGCAGAGTGTACAGGTGGTGTTCGCGCGCCGGCAGGGCCACGAGTTGCCGGCGCGGCTCCCGGCGCCTGCGGGCCGCGCCGCTCTGGACGGCGCCGTGCGGTCCAGCCGGACCGCGGGCGCCGGTGTGAGTGTCATGGAGTTCGAGGTGCAGGGCTTCACGGCGCGGCCCGGGGCACCCGCCGTCACGGACCCCGACGGGCCCCTGCGGGTGCTCGGAGAAGCGCTGCGGATCAGTCTGGGCCGCGCTGCGGGCCCCTACTGGCCGGGCGGGCTGCGCGTGGCGTTCGTCCTGCCGGGTGACACCGTCCCTGAAGACTTGGGGGCAGTGATGACGCGGGCGGCCGCGGTGGTCCGCTCAGCCGGGTTTGAACCGCAGGGCCTGCGGGCCGGGCCAGGCCACATTCAGGGATCAGGCGTGGCTCCCGCCGCGGTCACACGTGCAGACACGGACCGGGACACTCCGCGCCCGGCTGTCGGGGACGTGGCGTTCGACCCGGAGCGCCGGCGGGTGTCCAGGGGCGCCGTGAGCGTGCAGCTCACCCGGCCCGAGGCGCTTCTGCTGGGCCTGCTGATCGCCCAGCCGGAACGCACCGTGCCCCGCACCGACCTGATGGCGGCACTGGAGAGCCCCGGCGCGAATCCGGAAGCGCTGGTCAACGTGCACATCAGTCACCTCCGGCAGAAACTGGCCCGGCTGACGCGGGGGATGGTCGTGCACACCGTGCCGCGCCATGGGTACGTCCTGCGCCTGAATAACCCTGCACCCGCCTCGCTGGCGGTCGGGAATGATTGAGCCACACTTGGGCTGCACTGAGAGCTGAAGAACCACCGGGCAGAAGTCCACTCGCGCCCGCTGTGACACGTGTGCCCGTCGATCCGGTCGGGAGAAGTGGGCGGGCAGCGGTGACGGGACACGGGAATCCAGGGGCAGGCGTCTGAAAAGACACCTGCCGTCCTGCATGGCGAGTCTGGGGTGGGCGTGCGAGGTCAGCGAGTGATCGCGGCGGCCTCATGAAGGGTTGGCCAACCCGGAAATCTATGTAACGTACGCCACGCTTCCGGCGGCCGCCCGTTCAGCCCACCAGCCAGAAATCACCGAG
This is a stretch of genomic DNA from Deinococcus ficus. It encodes these proteins:
- a CDS encoding M24 family metallopeptidase, encoding MTTPAATPVQRMQAALQSTALDGWLMYDFQGLNPHARRVLDIPASVFLTRRFFVWVPREGRAVVLHNHIEGGNWRNITRAWDADLRPFGSHAELDAALKAVVAGQRVAMEYSPLGAVPYVSRVDAGTVERVRAAGAAGIESSADLLQAFLVWSPEDRAAHDHAASVLMRAKDDAFRLIHERLQSGQAVTELEVQALIMDQIRAAGMQAGHDVNVSFGVNAADSHYEPGEAQNATLQPGQCVLIDLWAQEPGRPFADVTWVAHAGEPGPEYAEAWQATRAARDAALSLVQDRFEAEGWGRVQGWELDRAARDAMGEAWEPYFLHRTGHDLGVQIHGSGANLDDYETRDTRTLTPGLCVTIEPGTYPAHRGFGIRTEIDVFLSPAGPEVTTHVQREPFVLGGPDTWAQVRARGYGEPAGE
- a CDS encoding IS701 family transposase; this encodes MLAFLLKRSRRPRWTRHFPIWFSPFHTCFRHQAQQQWAPVYVQGLCSPAHRKSMQPLADQVAPGKQDHLQHFITDSPWKTEGREQIVADRAQHLLGGRNAVLIIDDTCLSKFGSHSVGVGRQSSGQAGKITNCQCLVSVTLARDEIPIPLRLRLFLPSEWSTDPARCLQAGVPQEHPLGSTKWEIALREIDDLTGSVQFGMVLADAGYGVNAKFRRALTARGLRWSVGTVRTQRVYPAQVHLIPLPKRSRGRPQKHPTPSEDTETIEAVLVREPWRRVMWRQGTKGPLTGTFAAKYVRLADGNANARGQHLPGEGAWVIGEQRARGERKYYLCNLPPETSFDHLVRVTKQRWACELGHRELKQEVGLDHFEGRTWQGLHHHAVLCLVALLFLQWIRLSQLDGFFGESVPAIRREIAGVSPRRSQRLRLYCSCCTALFSGP
- a CDS encoding aldo/keto reductase, coding for MPQRRLRNLTVSALGLGCMGMSAFYGATDETENMATLDRALERGVTFYDTADMYGPHLNEELLGRWLRGKREQVVLATKFGIVFDPANPMQRGINGRPEYVRQAIEGSLTRLGTEYVDLYYLHRVDPDTPIEDTVGAMAELVKEGKVRAIGLSEVSPDTLRRANAVHPVTAVQSEYSLWTRDPEEGILAACRDLGVGFVPYSPLGRGFLTGQIRSPDDIADDDFRKHNPRFQGQHFQKNLDLVREVQAIAAEKGCTASQLALAWVLAQGDDVVPIPGTRRVKYLEENLGALEVHLTEVDLARMDAAFPRGAAAGDRYPSSAMASLNR
- a CDS encoding HD-GYP domain-containing protein, which encodes MTFQEHHRLQQLRQFARSGLGNTPARDFLLLTAPSALQDLDDRSVQRLLVLRLTLQRQHFAFAEALETIGALEEQADLAVDDAFMFACESVRVFLGLNRDGDAIASLLHAAALHPDVSGELQDYLLVTQSVLCSFLGDHEQRLQVSLRVQRTPPPGHPYHLNLNPGLVQGNVTWARVVTGDLEAALPGALTALADIRTRFPGGGTHAQFEVNTLHLRAMLGQTPDPAEFTQVRDLLRAQGNTGLSSSLLTAEALAAGNAGRTEEAHALFGQVLDLLRAQEQASRVPLLLYDQALAFYRARGNPEELVPVLEGRMRVVEAMQRQSHGMFLELERQAFELNRIRGDLVLSQADLITRLSAIGERRDDATGQHLRRVATLVLHLARALDLPDADLIAEAARLHDLGKVSLPDSILLKAGPLTPGEREVMQQHTTHGAELLAGGTSRVLMLAQSIALHHHERWDGTGYPHQLRGEAIPLPARLVAVADVFDALLSERPYKRAWPLTEALGEMRRLSGTHFEPRIVQALERVLDTVPQAADA
- the rsgA gene encoding ribosome small subunit-dependent GTPase A translates to MLTELEALGWGTDFERDYQAYLGALTPEEQALVQPVRVTGTGRQSVQVRGAQGEEEVQLAGALRQAQVTPAIGDWAVRQDTGAGPGRLVHVLPRRTTFSRAVGADDGRRAQAARQQIIAANVDVVLIVTTPDADFDAERLTRYVQAVEVSGARPVLVLNKADLHADVTWYLEQLRAVGPDLELHAVSAAAGAGLEGLRALLTGGVTLALIGSSGVGKSTLTNALLEGDVALTGAVRSTDGQGRHTTTTRTLYRVPGGGLLIDNPGLRDIAVWDSASVHFDDLEELATQCRFRKCTHTTEPGCAVQAAVRAGEIPTSRLAAFQAQARKRR
- a CDS encoding sensor histidine kinase, whose amino-acid sequence is MPLPLTVLSRRLQDITETLASATTEEAVFDVVLYPAMTALNATAATVLLRSGNDQELHVVASVGYDRGQPSIWQSALTEDDGPAADALRRKEPLFFERDRDLAQAYPNVERRTGAVSPVAATAVLPMFLDDRPLGVLVVDFQEPYTFTDDERWFLNVLAAQCAIAFGRARLLRSLEAQVAARTDSYLKEQDKLQLANDDLEAFSYSVSHDLRTPVRHISAFSQLLRKSSSECLDEPSRRYLQLIEDSATRMNTLIDAMLDLSRTSVLPLRSESVDLGALVNRARRDLELDTEDRTVQWNVGALPVVRGDPETLQQVMTNLLSNAVKYTRNEAVTHVRVWAEDQGEMWLISVQDNGVGFDARYADKLFGVFKRLHRPEDFEGTGVGLANVQRIVRRHGGEVWAQGSVGSGATFQFTLPKTP
- a CDS encoding GAF domain-containing protein — encoded protein: MIEPLPSDEVARLQVLGRYAILDTLPEEAFDRLTRLAARLFGTPTALVTFVDQESQWFKSCFGLDFQETPRNQSFCAHTMQRPQVMVVPDATRDARFRENPLVTEHPGIRFYAGAPLITRDGFGLGSLCIISPEPRASFSEEDAALLTDLAALVMDELEWRLDRLRLSTELRANAQMLAELKRLSGRAQLFEAVTALAACPLDLTDHMQALGALLERDLGLAALRVDGERGAAWVRDGPRHRANSADPEAADVRLSLGTPGGAARHLSVLRAIPGTFTPQEHALLEAAAQSVQVVFARRQGHELPARLPAPAGRAALDGAVRSSRTAGAGVSVMEFEVQGFTARPGAPAVTDPDGPLRVLGEALRISLGRAAGPYWPGGLRVAFVLPGDTVPEDLGAVMTRAAAVVRSAGFEPQGLRAGPGHIQGSGVAPAAVTRADTDRDTPRPAVGDVAFDPERRRVSRGAVSVQLTRPEALLLGLLIAQPERTVPRTDLMAALESPGANPEALVNVHISHLRQKLARLTRGMVVHTVPRHGYVLRLNNPAPASLAVGND